Genomic DNA from Solanum pennellii chromosome 3, SPENNV200:
TCATAACATGAGAACCATAAAGTGGAGAAGCAACATGCTCTCATTATGAATTTGACATATTATTGTAAATCCAGAAAACGTGAATTTACCTTAAAAGTAATACTTGAAACCCAATAATGACGAGGATGATACATCCTCTAAAACTAATACTACCATATTTATCAAACGTCAAAACTTTGAATTGAAAGAATTTCCAGTTCCCTTCTATCTCTTACGAGCAATCATTAATGTGTTCTTCACTTCTGGGCCGGAGGAGCAGCACCACCGGTGGTTGGCCTGCAAAGCGAGGTACATAAGCATCAGTTCAAGATATTTTAAGCACTCTAAATCAGTAGCAAATAAAAGGTACAGAAGAAGACGCTCACAGGCCAACAAAAACTTTGAAAGAATCATAGATTCCCCATTGAGCTCCAGTAAGTGTTCCAATCATGAATATACGAAGGGGAAGACCACGAGTACAGAGACCCCATACTCCTAGCTTATTCACAGCCTACAAAAAGGGCAAAAAATGAACAAGTCCATTGTTCAGACTTAAGAATGAAACCCGAATATTAGAACAGAGGACACAGTTCAATGTTTACTCACATCGCCAACAGTTGCCCCCTTGGCATTGTTGAGGAAAGAAACTAGGTTATCAGCAGGGTGTGACACAACAGCACAAAGAATACCAGCCAAATAGCCACCAGCAAAGCTCACACCAAGCTGTGTAGTATTGCTGCATTGGTCTTTTGGTGTTGGAATGGCATGTTTGTAGAGTTGTTCCACTATGGTTTCAAATGATGCAAACTTCATCATGGTGTCTGTAATGTAACCAAAGTGAAATTCAGTCAATCTAGCCAGTGTTCATTGTTCCACAGCAATGGAGCAATCAAGAAAGAGTTCGTAAACAGATCCCAACCAGTTTGACGAATAAAAGTTTTACTCCTTGTAAGACACTCCTATGTATTTTGTTCCATAAAAAGCATGAAACTTTTACATATTTGGAAAATCTTCAACGTTAAACTTGTCATTTGACAGTTAATAACTTGCTTTTATAGCCACAGAAATGTCATGACATGTTTACGAGCACAAATTCTACTAGTACTCGAAAATACTGTCATGTAAAATGAAACGGAGGAACTATAGAAACTGAATGACACCATTAGAAAGGTTCCAAGTTTATAGTAAACCAGAGTATCCAGATAAAAAAGATCAGAGGAAATATGTAAGCTTACATGGAATTTGTCGTCCCCATAGAGGTACAATCCCCTTGTAAAGCCTGAAACACAAACATTCAAATTCCACATTTTCGTCAGCATTTAAGAAAAACCCtcacattaacaacaacaaatttGTTCAACATGAACTAGGCATTACCCTGCAGCTCCTTCAGCCTTGACAAATTTGGGAAGTCCATCAGACAAGCCTCTAGCAAATCCAGGCTGAGTTTGAACACGAACTTTGACAGCCTCAAATGGACATAGAGCAACATCAGCAATAACTTCAGCAGAAGCAGAACCAGCAAGGTAAATCAAAGTCTTGTACTTGACAGCATTTTCCGCGCCAGCAAGATCTGAGTAGTACTTCTTGAAATATTCATAGAATCCATATTTGCATGCTCCTTGTGCACTGTAACCAAGTAAAGTAGGTGCCCAACCCCTAAATAATCCTCTAATTCCTTGTTCCTTAAGTAAAATTCCGAAGCCAGAGGAAATACTCTTGAACTTTGCAGGATCAATCTGATAATGATCAAACATTCAATCCATCACTAATCCAATCTATTCTGGAAATTTGAcagtttcttttcattttcattttctcttccGAATTTCAGATCAACAAATGAAATAACAGAATGGAAGAACAAAAAACACAGACAT
This window encodes:
- the LOC107015391 gene encoding mitochondrial phosphate carrier protein 3, mitochondrial; protein product: MAFSDRKSLIPSYLYSTTSANSSKNLSSAFDNHDNMDKKNLLIAAPKEGSGYKVEMYSPAFYAASTVGGILSCGLTHTAVTPLDLVKCNMQIDPAKFKSISSGFGILLKEQGIRGLFRGWAPTLLGYSAQGACKYGFYEYFKKYYSDLAGAENAVKYKTLIYLAGSASAEVIADVALCPFEAVKVRVQTQPGFARGLSDGLPKFVKAEGAAGLYKGIVPLWGRQIPYTMMKFASFETIVEQLYKHAIPTPKDQCSNTTQLGVSFAGGYLAGILCAVVSHPADNLVSFLNNAKGATVGDAVNKLGVWGLCTRGLPLRIFMIGTLTGAQWGIYDSFKVFVGLPTTGGAAPPAQK